One genomic segment of Candidatus Anaeroferrophillus wilburensis includes these proteins:
- the dnaA gene encoding chromosomal replication initiator protein DnaA, producing the protein MHDNFWPQVLAHIKEQVSEQNFLTWFKPIKLIKTEETSLLLEVPNRFFKDWLADNYPSAIENAVEAITGQSLKVTCKVAKKTPNYLKNNDGKPDSKVPEQPPASNGAHSLFNPKYTFAEFVVGPSNEFSHAAALAVAKQPGTSYNPLFIYSSAGLGKTHLLHAIGNHICRYNSRLKTHYVTSEDFTNDLISAIKEDKMPKFRNKYRQIDVLLIDDIQFIAGKERTQEEFFHTFNALYKSHKQIVLTSDKFPMDIPKLEDRLRTRFEWGLIADIQPPDNETLVAILITKANQENLILNTDVAFFLAENVSSNIRTLEGALLRIAAFSSFENKQEITIDFVKKVLKDIIKLEDKVITVEDIITAAAEVYRLKTSDIRSRKKTRNVVVPRQVAMYLSRKLTNCSYPDIADKFGGKDHSTVIYSEKKIAGQLKEQPALQEVIDKITLMLKNSH; encoded by the coding sequence ATGCATGATAATTTCTGGCCCCAAGTTCTGGCCCATATCAAAGAACAGGTCTCAGAGCAAAATTTTCTCACCTGGTTTAAGCCGATAAAATTGATCAAAACGGAGGAAACTTCCCTGCTGTTGGAGGTACCCAACCGTTTTTTCAAAGATTGGCTGGCGGATAACTATCCCTCCGCCATTGAGAATGCGGTTGAGGCCATTACCGGACAATCACTCAAGGTCACCTGCAAGGTGGCCAAGAAGACCCCCAATTATCTGAAAAACAACGATGGTAAACCGGATAGCAAGGTTCCTGAACAGCCCCCGGCCAGCAACGGGGCCCATTCTCTCTTCAATCCTAAATACACGTTTGCCGAGTTTGTTGTCGGTCCTTCCAATGAATTTTCCCATGCCGCCGCTCTGGCGGTTGCCAAACAGCCGGGTACCAGTTATAATCCACTCTTTATTTACAGCAGCGCCGGTTTGGGCAAAACCCATCTGCTCCATGCCATCGGCAACCACATATGCCGCTACAATTCCCGGTTAAAAACGCATTATGTAACATCGGAAGATTTTACCAATGATCTGATCAGCGCCATCAAAGAAGACAAGATGCCGAAATTCAGAAATAAATATCGGCAAATTGATGTTCTACTGATCGACGATATCCAGTTTATTGCCGGCAAGGAGCGTACCCAGGAGGAATTTTTTCATACCTTCAACGCGCTTTACAAAAGTCACAAACAGATTGTCCTCACCAGTGACAAGTTTCCCATGGACATTCCCAAACTGGAAGATCGTTTGCGGACCCGTTTTGAGTGGGGGCTGATCGCGGATATTCAACCGCCTGATAATGAAACGCTGGTCGCCATACTGATTACCAAAGCCAATCAGGAAAATCTTATTTTAAATACCGATGTGGCATTTTTCCTGGCTGAAAATGTTTCATCCAATATTCGCACCCTTGAGGGGGCATTGTTGAGGATAGCTGCCTTTTCTTCGTTTGAAAACAAGCAGGAGATAACCATCGATTTTGTCAAAAAAGTGTTGAAAGACATCATTAAACTGGAAGATAAAGTGATCACGGTAGAGGATATCATTACTGCTGCGGCGGAGGTGTATCGCCTGAAAACCTCTGATATTCGATCACGTAAAAAAACTCGGAATGTGGTTGTTCCCCGTCAGGTAGCCATGTATCTATCGCGGAAATTAACCAACTGCTCCTATCCTGATATTGCCGATAAATTCGGCGGCAAAGATCACTCTACCGTCATTTATTCTGAAAAAAAGATTGCCGGTCAACTGAAGGAGCAACCAGCACTTCAGGAAGTGATTGATAAAATAACCCTGATGCTTAAAAACAGTCATTAA
- the dnaN gene encoding DNA polymerase III subunit beta, with the protein MEITITKNNLVNSLQKIQYILEKTSALQHSHNILFTTNESTAFITAYDIDCSARATVPITLSKPGTICVNGKKLFEIIKSFDDEDILLQKNSDDNLVTIKGKKSFFHIVSANPEDFPVIDFTSPDEHFYLQAETVKKIIDRTVFSVARIPDPRYNLEGVYVELTPQEKESADDDEKNMLAFIATDGHRVTVAKTDKVGGQITLGERRIFSRKSLVEIKNVFADSETLKMSFAGNDVHVRGENFILILRMLKGSFPDYRKMIPTSFIHEITINKDALLQILRRMNILAHDKYKGIAMHFATDNLTVSINNPEMGHAREDMAINYAGEPVNVSFNIRYLLDFLQVVATTDIDIMMSSGMHPCILKEHGSDNFINGIMPMKS; encoded by the coding sequence ATGGAAATAACAATAACAAAAAATAATTTGGTTAACAGTTTACAAAAAATTCAATATATTTTGGAAAAAACATCAGCATTACAACATTCCCATAACATTCTTTTTACAACGAATGAATCCACCGCCTTTATTACTGCCTATGATATTGATTGCAGTGCCAGGGCAACGGTTCCCATTACCCTTTCCAAACCAGGTACCATCTGCGTTAATGGTAAAAAACTTTTTGAAATTATCAAGAGTTTTGATGATGAAGATATTCTTCTGCAAAAAAACAGTGATGATAATCTTGTAACCATCAAAGGAAAGAAAAGTTTTTTTCATATTGTCAGTGCAAATCCGGAAGATTTTCCGGTTATTGATTTTACCTCACCGGATGAACATTTTTATCTTCAGGCCGAAACGGTCAAAAAAATAATCGATAGGACCGTATTTTCCGTTGCCCGGATTCCGGATCCCCGTTACAATCTTGAGGGTGTATATGTAGAGCTTACCCCCCAGGAAAAGGAATCTGCTGATGACGATGAAAAAAATATGCTGGCCTTCATTGCCACCGATGGTCACCGGGTAACCGTGGCTAAAACTGACAAGGTCGGGGGTCAGATAACTCTTGGAGAGCGGCGGATATTTTCCCGAAAAAGCCTGGTGGAAATTAAAAATGTTTTTGCCGATTCAGAAACGTTGAAAATGAGTTTTGCCGGCAACGATGTTCATGTGCGGGGAGAAAATTTTATTCTTATTCTCCGGATGCTGAAGGGAAGTTTTCCCGATTACCGGAAGATGATTCCCACTAGTTTTATCCATGAGATAACCATCAATAAGGATGCCCTGCTGCAGATTCTCCGTCGGATGAATATTTTGGCTCACGATAAATACAAGGGCATTGCCATGCATTTTGCCACCGATAATCTGACGGTTAGTATTAATAATCCTGAAATGGGCCATGCCCGCGAAGATATGGCTATCAATTATGCAGGAGAACCTGTTAATGTGTCATTTAATATTCGTTACCTGCTTGATTTCCTTCAGGTGGTGGCCACGACGGATATTGATATTATGATGAGCAGCGGCATGCATCCGTGTATTTTGAAAGAGCATGGAAGTGATAATTTTATTAACGGTATTATGCCTATGAAAAGCTAG